Genomic window (Lycium barbarum isolate Lr01 chromosome 2, ASM1917538v2, whole genome shotgun sequence):
TATATAGAACTTAAACAACTATAATATTGTATCAATTGCGTTGTATAGCATATTGTATTTGTTTAATTTAGACAATAAAATGTGTTATATTGTCTTAAATAATTTATTGGTTATCATAAATTAAATTATATACAGAGTCCAAAAACTAAAAACTTAATACGATTTGTATACAGTTCGGGGTCTTGTCTCTTTTTTTTTACTACATCTGGCATTATAATACCTAAATTATCAAGAATTGTATTTTAAAATTTCAGTAATATATATAATTGATATAGAAGTgcataacaattctaactataTATCATAATTCGTATTAAACGAAGATTTCTTGTAATTTTCATATATAGATTTAATTAATATCTAATAAAATTTATTAAATTATGAATTTTCTTTTGGTACCTAAATTTCTTGTATTAATCACCAAATTAATATTCACCAAATTATTAATATTTAAATATACCAAATTTAAATAACTATGTTCTTGTATTTATTTATTGATCACTATTATATccaatttaaataaataaaagttatcaatTGAATGGTTTAATGCTATTTTAATAACTTGATAGTTATACGGAATCTAATTAAGCACTAACAATTAATATAATTGACATAGGAACATATAACAAATTGACAAGATTATTTAAGACGAAAATAGTTTTAAAGCAAAATATACTTTAGTTATGAAATCTATCGCTGATTTGGCACTAATATTTAAAATGAAATCTCATTGTTAATAATATTATTTTAATAATTATTTATAGGCTATATTTTTCTAATTATGTAACATTTAAGAATAATGTTTTTCTTATATCTATTTACACTAACAATTAAAAATTTAATATGGTTGATATTTAAGTCCATTAACAAAAAGTGATTATATAATAATCCTTATTAAATAAGTATTATCTATTAGTTttaataataatgaaaataacAATGATTTATATCCAATTAATAATGTAAGTAACTAATTACATAGAATTTAAACAACTATATTAAATGAAAAGTCCTTTACTAATTTAAtctggaaaataaaaaaaatggtatACTATTAATTTAATAGTCTATTAATTATCATAAAATTCATTTTCCATAAACTAACAATTGAGAACTTAACATGATTTGTACAAGATCAGGTCGTACCTCTCTTGCGAATATTGAATTATCTTTGTAACATTTCAGTAATTCTgatattattaaataaaattaagcaTATGGTTGATATACAAATGGTTGTACATCAATACTAACTATTATATAatacttttttatatttaataaagtATTACTTGTAAGTTTCAATATAATAAATATGTGTGCGTGCGGCTGCGCACTACATTGATCAATTGTATTAAATTCAATAATTTCATATACATTATTGATTTTATGACCGTATTGCAATATAAATAACTTAATGGTTATCATAAATCTAATTGAACATTAAAAATTCATAATCAGATGTAATTGAAATAAGATAATATGAGTTATATATGACAGAACTAACAATATCATAATTCAATACAAAAAAAGTGTTAAATGTGAGAACTATCTACTAAATCAAAAAACTAAAAGTTTAATTTGATTCGTATACAAAACGGGGGTCTTGTCTCTTTCGTGTCTATATTTGAACATTTTATAATTCCCAAATTGTCaagatttatattttaaaatttcaataaaAATATGATTGATATAAGAGTGCATAACAATACTAACTTAGCTAATAATAACGCGTATTAAACGAAGAATTACTTGTAATTTtcatatacaattcaaataaataTCTAATACtaatattttgttaattttgATGTTTAACTATATTAGATTTAAATAATTATGTTCTTGTATTTATTTATTGATCGCTAACTATATTAAATTAAATAAGCATATACATTATTGACTTTATGATCTTATTACAGTATTAATAATTTAATAATTGTCGTAAATCTAATTGAACATTAAAATTAATAATTTGATGTAATTAAAATAGGAGCATATGACTTATATCATAATTCAATACAAAAGAGTGTACATGTGAGTTTTAATTATAGCttaaataaaatatattattGATAAATTTAGCAGATTAATATTTAATGTTGATTATCTTAAGAATTTCTTAATACTATTTTGTACATTAGGTGACATGATacttgacaattttttttttcatacaaaCAATTTATTTGTGGTGTCCTATTTAATGAAGTTATATATTTatgattctttttattttttaataggtAATAGTACTTAATTGTCGTTGTTGTTACTTATATGTATTTACATTATAGTGTTTGCATAtaataaagaagtaaaaaaaaaagtagaagttATATAGTAATGAACGGGAATTGACTAGTCAAAAATGCCAAAACCTAGTCCTAATGCCTCCAGCCGCCACAGCCCTATACATTTCCTTCCTCCTTTTGCCAATTCCACCAAACACAAATCTTTATTACTCCATATCAAAAGATTATAAGGGATTCTTTGGTGTCATGCAATGGAGATGgctaattgatttttttaattacacaatggaagggcaaaaatgttgTATATATTTTAAGGGATGGTTCCTCTTGTATTACATCTACATCAACAAGATCTTCATAGCTGGTCTGTTATAAATTTCGAGCACTTTTTTCTTTTGTATTTGAATCTCATTCTTTTTCTTGCGGATTTCACTCTTTGTCACTATATTTTTTGGTTACTTTTTTTCGTTCCTCTTTGTTGTTTTTAAGGTACACTTCAACTTCCATTTGTAACTTATGTTGGACTCAGTAGAAGCATTTTTATTCCTCTTCTTAGTTAAAGAGAAAAAGTTTGAATCTTTATGTTCATTTGTTAGCTTTGGtatattaataatattttattcatttttgatTGAAGCTTTTGATATGTGATTCAGGAGATGCTTTTGATGGAATTAATCTTGCTCTTTTTTTAAGGTTGGTGGTTATTGATTTTCCTATTTAATATTTGTAGTTTGTTGAGTTGAATGAACTCTCTTGCTATTTCTTAGGGATGTTGTTGCTCATGTTAATATTTTTACGTTTCACTTTATCCATCTATAAATCATTCATGAAACAATAATGTAGAAATATGCTTCTTTCTTAATTGAGGTTTTGTTAGAAGAAACTCTTAGTGTAAAAGAATGAAATGTATATGAAATATTGGAGTTTTGATATCCCTTTTAAGATTACTTAGAGTTTCTTTATGAAGATATGTAAAGATTTTTCATGAGAATTTAATCGATAAATTTCTTATAATATATGATCAACTGTTAGATATATTTATATAGCCATTCGTTATATTTCTGATGTTTTTGCTTTATCAAAATTAACAGGCAAATTTATGAAATTACTAGAGCAGCAATGACAAACTGGAGCGGATATTGATCAAATTAAGACGCAATTAGAAGTTGTGTAGGAGGAAAGAAATCAGAAGATCGTGCAGGTTCGAGTCTCAAGCAAGATAATGCTATTGTAATCGGTGGCATAGATGAATTGTGTATTGTGAATGCTTGAAATTTAGATATGTAACAACGTGTAACTTGAGACCTATTTTGGATTCCAAAAATTTTGTTTCGTATAGAAGAATTATTCTGATTAACAATGCTTTGTGGCATACTCTTCAATATGTAGCGATGAAATTTTAGAATTCATAGCTAATTGTATATATAATTGCCAAAAACAAGGTTACACATTTCACTTCTCGTAGCAAACGAAGAAAACTTTTAGctataattttatatattttatggCTAAAAGAATCCATTGTTAGTTATGTACAAAAATATTTGTAGCAAATAATTTAATTCATGGCTATAGATTTTTAAACTCGTAGCTAAATGTAATTTTGTTGCCACGAGATTGAACTATAAAAATAGCCACCAAATTTGTATTTTTGTGGAAAATAAATTAAACTTTTTGCTACCAAAGAAAACGTTGTAGCTACAATATAAAGATTGCTACAAGTTTTATTTGTCGTGGCAAATGAATAAAATTATTTgctataaatatatttttcatgGCAAGAACATTTTACCGtcacagctacaacacaaaagAATTCGTAGCAATAAGTATTAGTCCCTAGCCACGGATCATGTAAAGTCTGTAGCTAACTTTTAGCTATACTACATATTGCTACGGATGCTACGGAGAAATATTGACGCTAAAGTGTTTAGCCACGGAAATTTTCATATTTAGCTATAATGTATTTCGTAGCTGTATATGCATTTTGTTGTAGTGAAGTAGGcgcgccggcgtaaacgtaggtgactGCCAAGCTAAGCTGCCACTGGCCTAAAACGGCTGCAGATGGACTAGAATGGGAATGGCCTCTGGAATGGGAGTGGCctttgatgagtcgtgaaattacgcgatattcgacgctaattctttaagcttttgtgactccttaagcacttttgttgttactttttgtgtttttatgttgttttgtaggaaaagatgcccggagagcataacggagcaaaacagaccaaaatagagcaaaaatagaacaaatcaacgtttctggcaccacatgctaatagcatgtggtgcagcatgttgaacatgctagcagcatctgctgccagtgaaaatggcaccatatgctactcgcagagtgcagcatatggcgcagcatgtggtgcagcatgtggtgacagataaaatgtcaccacatgctacggttttggcaccacatgcgattagcatgttgaacatgcgaatagcatgtggtgcagcatgttgtgcaagagggtattttggtccagattttgttcccgtttttttggaataatataaatactcttttagggtttgtaatagattatctttggcagtttttcatcaagtttggagactagtttttataccacactttggggttaaagatttgaagatttggttgagtatttcttaaacctttaattcatttcttcaatcccttgctttgtattgtatatctaagtgtgtagtatttatttccataacttgaatctcgtttatgaaagtattcttgattaaagtttggtttgaaactcttgttatgcttatgtattgaatgattcttattgctattgaagtgggtctttgttgatttaattaatctcgttcttgaatgtttccaaagggattagctaaccctaggactcacccatttacgtagattgagctcggaagaggaaatctaggttgggaaagattaattaacaagaatttgggtcattaaactcatctaataacttgagctcggaagaggatagttacttgaggttaaattggttgtgcttgatatcacactctaaggcttggaaaagcttagagtgaaattcattgatttgattggaagactttcaatgagattgtagaaaccattatctattaacataaacccgctcttagttgtgaaatcgtaaaatacgttggatcgttacttgagtgtaatctcctattagcCATACTTGTGTTCATTGAtcgttttacttgctttctaggttagtttacatttccgcattagtcataattttctcaaaaacccaaaatattatccatcgtttggctttagcgtagttggtgaaagttccttactttcttaatcgcctagcatattgttccctgtgggatcgaccccgactcatagttgggtaaatatattgcatacgaccgtgtacactttttctttgaggagtgtattttggacgttatcagccTTATCTGCCCAGAATGGGAACGACCTCAAGAAAATACGACTTTTTAGTCgtcgtttcaagaggtttgtttgtATTAAAGGAACACACACTAAAAATATTACATGGAGAAAAgtaaaaaatccacacacatcgctGATACGGCCAATAGACACTTGACATAGGCATCGGTAGaggtacgccaaaacagcacAGCCCCAGCTGAAGTCTCCCAAGaggtccagatgctccaaaaaGATCAAATATCGTAAGCTAACATAGGCACCCGATGTGTTcaggaacaagatgcccccgaatataataagcagatACAAACGGGAATGACGATCAACAACGTCCTGAGGAGTGTCGTCCTCAATAGGAGGCTCTGCGagcaaataagtgcagagtgcactaatctgCACTCGACTCAATCCCAAGACTTGGGCCATGGcaccaggcacgaagtgggtgagcctagtcaactctgacACCTATGTCCTACCAGGAGGAGGCTTGTACCGATTATATAATGGCTCTCCATCTACTCGCAATCCAAAAAAGACTTCCACATCCTGAaatgtaatcgtggcctcaccagtgcgtagatggaaggtatgtgtctccggcctccactgctcaaccatggccgtaatGAGCGTCCAATCATGTTGtaccgaccaacggacacgcaacgatAGATACCGTCCTGAAACAATATCTCTAAGACCCGGGGGTATGGGGGGCGGCGCTCACATAAAAGAGCCCACGCTCTCTACAGCCTACAGGGACGAAGCCTAGTCGCTATCCCTATAGCACCGGTCCATAATAACTCAGACCTATAATTGTCTTGCAAATAAAGTACTGATCTATCATCGGGCCACGGTGAATAGCAGGCCCCCGGTGAACATtcagatccatgaaagagtcgtGTCTGTGGAAACTAAAatattcattattcttgaaattataTTAACTCATTAACCATTTACAGGtaatatgtgaattatgttgtattatattttgtaaataattaTATTTAATTACAATTATTCTCCTAactacaattaaataaataatgaactaatttatttaacgatTAACGTGGGATAAACAAATAATTAGCATGGGATAAAtgatttcacaaataaataaactaacatgccataattaacaaatattaGGATTGATGATGTTTTTTTTTCCCTCTAATTAAACAATTAATAATGAATTAGCAAATTGATAAttaataatcaattaacaaaatatcaattcataatcaacaattaacaactaataaattaataattgcatattttacaaATAACAGTAGATTACTATATTaaaaaaattcataaacaattaacaaattaaaaattaataaacaattaacaaattaacaattcataaataattaacagaTAATAAATTAACTGAAAAAAACAGAAAACGGTAGCAAAAAGCTACTGCCAGCGATCAACcacaaaaaaaaagattttttcgaAATTTACGACTATTAAACTTTAAACATGCTTAGGATATAATgtatttaacaaaataataaaaaagttcatagtagaatacCTTGATGGAAACTTGTTGTAGGGTTGTTTTAATTGAATTGTTCGCCGCTTTTTTCCAAAATTCGACCTTAGAATCTtgttccttgacttgaatatacttAGAATATAAACTTTCCAAACaaaatttaaatagaaaatgacgttttttgaggtgcccccccccccccccccccctatgttTTTGACCTTCAATGGCGGATTGGGATTTTTTTTAATGGAAGTGGGGGAACAATGGTGGTGGAACCCGATGGTTTATGTGGAGCTTCTATAGTGTAGTGTTTTACTGCACTAAAGGGATAAAATACTACGTTAAAGTACTTTTGTGTCACtttttttgggatattttggttcaattctttttttattgggtcattttggttccggactcccaaATGAAAGATTAATGAAAGTTTTCAACGAAAAGTTGCATGGTGAAAGGCCAAAGATTCTCTAAAAATTAGCCCACACAAAAATAAAGAAGTCAGGGAATTTCAATGAACTGagtaaaacatttttaag
Coding sequences:
- the LOC132622206 gene encoding uncharacterized protein LOC132622206, with translation MPPAATALYISFLLLPIPPNTNLYYSISKDYKGFFGVMQWRWLIDFFNYTMEGQKCCIYFKGWFLLYYIYINKIFIAGDAFDGINLALFLRQIYEITRAAMTNWSGY